The genomic region TATGTATATGATTCCCTAGTATATATAGACACTGATGAGCTGTGTACTAACTTCATAGTAAAGATACCGTACCTTAAATTCACAAAAGTTTTACAATGCTCCGGTGTATGTCATGCAGAAATAGAGTCAcaattggttcttttttttgttgggttaaGGAGTCTAAAGAATTCAACGGTCCAAATCGGGTTCATATCATGTTGCGGTGCATAGTAAAAAGTTCTGAATTCATAGTAATTTATCAAAAGTATCACTCAATGGGTAATGATGATGGTAAATTATGAAAATTGTTTCAATTTTAATTCACGATGGATTAATAAACAACTTGTATATAATCAATGTCATTCATACTTCAAATCTAAATAGCATAGTAAacaatttcaataaaaatttggATTCTGACTTTTTTTCAATCCAACTTGTCCTCAATTTGATTCGTCCCCATCACAAAGTATAGATGAAACGCCATTAAATTATTGTAGGCACAAAAACATCAAGATCTACCTATACGTATAGTTTACTAGTGATTATGTATAAAGattaaattatgaatttttttcattattcaAAATGAACAATTAATGAATTGAGTTTGCAAACCCTTCATAAAGCCATAAAAGGCCTTGTAGCTATCTCCCTTACAGCAGCTACAGCACACATCTGACTCTCTCCAGTTTACTTTGGAAACCGTTCCATCAGCGTTCAACCCAAGTTGCTCAGAGTCAGTGCTGATCAAATACTATGAATGCCCCCTTTATcagaaatttttttcaatagGATCGGCATACGAGATGGTACattacgtgtcattatacaaatgatgagatttgtgtgttaaaaaattattaacttaaaaaataaaatttcccatcaCTTACGTAAAAATAGATCGTATACCACcagtgttcccgtcacaataaAAATTTCTCCCATTTATCAGCGTACCAATTTCACGCTCTTATTTTCTCATTTTGCATTGATCCTCTCCTTTTATTTGTCGCCTAATTATCTCGTTCGATTTATTTAATACAAGTACTatagagaaaaaagaaatgcGTCGAAGAACGAGTGCAAAAATCATTTCCTTTCAGTTTACGGGTCATGAGCATGTGTCAATGTGGACTTACCATTAGGTCTTAAACTTATTTGGATTGGGCCAAATCCCAACCCAGATTCATGTATGATGACAAAAGTAACAAAAATTAACATCATAATTCCCAGCAAGCATGGATCTAAAATTGCAAGAACAAAGGAGATACAAGGTGAACACAAGCACTATATTTTCAAAGAATCGAATTGCATAACAACATCATTGATGGTTGCCGGTCCGGTTCGCAATGCTCATGAGCTGAGAAGACAAGGCAATCTGTTGTATGAAACCACTAAGATTGCCTCGAAAAAATTATACGTTCGTTtacaagaattggaatagcaacTCGTTCCATACGTCAGGTACACCAGGCAAGCACCAGTGTATGCAATCCGAGTAACTCGTGGGGTTAGACAATTGTTCAGGCTTCAGTGGCTCCCAGAATTTGCGGTAAATGGAAGGGTGACCATCTTTCCGGTACTCCGATAATTGGGTAATGTTGATAACAGAAACCTTGGAACTCAACTTGCTGAGGACCGTCTCCACCATGCTCATGGTAGGCAGGTCAGAACCACTTCCCCAGTAGCCCTCCAAGTCGATGGGGGATTTCTCACTGTAACAATTACCTTCACTTTCTTGTTTCCATTCTCGACTCCTAAAAATTCAGGAAATTATGTATTAGATACATGCAGGTCATATAAGAAATTTCCAAAAATGATGAAATTGTCCTCGTTTAGAAAGAAGTGTTGATATATAGGTGGCGTATATAGAGATCAAAACCAAAAATAGTcacgagaaaaaaaaattagaaggcATCTACTTGCATTGAGAAAACTTGTTAGAAAAAGTAAGCACAGTCGTTATTCAAATCTGCAATTATTCGAGTGTTTGGTTCAAAGGGtgactttctttgtaaaatgaGTTTGGACTTAAGTAACTAGGAGTTATTCATACATGAATTGAATTTATTCAATTAAACTCAGTTGATGAGGTTTGAATTATTGGAGCGCTTGGAGTGACattgttgttttaattaatgaggTTCTTTGGCTTTCTCCTTGTTATTTTCCAGTTCAAGTTCAACACATAAGGCTGGGTGGAAGTGAcgttgttttaattaaacaaagaaggaaacgaTCTTTTGTGGTCAAGTATCTTTGACAGGTCTAACTCGTGAAGAACCTCTAAATCTTTAGAGAATTAGATTTTTGCATAATATTGCATATAGCAAGAAGTCCAGAAGTGCCTCGAAATGCCTAGTTGACTATCTCATTCAAGTACCAAGAAGCCTATATTtattacaaaaattgaaatttttatagaaataacaGCCAATGTGGTAAATAAAAGAATATGTAGAAGGGCAAGATGCTAACCAGAGATGTGTAGGAGACATTGTGATGAAGAAGACCTGCTTCTTGAGGGGATTGACCTTAGAAGCCCAGTCTGCCCAAGCCCCCATGGCCAACTCCATGGCTCCAAGGCCGTCTACTTCTTCACAAACACCGTTTGCTTCCTCGCTCCATCTGTATGAATTCAAAGTCAGATCAATTTAGATACCAATTCAAATTTCTATAGAACTCAGTTCTTTCTAAACTGAAACCTGGATGGTATTGCGATTATACTCACATCAGCTTAACTGGGCCTTGTCGCCACCACAGGTAGGAATTGAATATCAATATATCAGCATTCTCCCATATTGATGCATGCTTAAGAACTGAATCTGGTCGGATTATCCGATCGGATGTTCGGTGATTCACTGGATCATCAGAATTAGATTCTACAAGAAGCGGAGCCCAGAGAAATTCCACAGTAGCATTATATTCCTGAAAATGACACAAATTCAATTTATGCACTCACCTACTGCAGGGAACCGCACCCAAATTTCTTCCACTCTTGCCACTGATTCTACTGAAAATTTAAgtcaaaactaaaattgaatGTTTCATGATGACAATTATTTCCGACTTTCAATTATTTCCTAAGGATATTCCTTGATCTAAACTCCAAAATTTTCTCTTAGTCATAAGAGAACAGCCTAATGCATTGTACATTGTTGTACCAACCTCAAATAGTTTACTCCCAGATTGAAAACTCTGTTTACCTCTGCTTTGAAAATAGTAAGTTCAGCGTTCGGTGACATTGATCTCTTATCTGAAGGAATCACAGATTGTAACAAACAGACCATTGATATCCATTGCCCTCGGTTTAATGAATCCCCTACAAACATTAGCCTTTTGCCTCTCAACTTCTCCCACATTTCAGTCACATTCCATCTATACAGAAAAGGAAACAATTTCAATAAAACCATACATTAAATTAAAAGGAAGCTCAACCTTTCCATCctcaaacaaccaaaaatacCATACTTGTTTTACAAGTCAAAGTCTACAATTTTTCCAATGAGTTTATTAAGAGCAAAACAAATTCCAGTTCATGGATTCAAGTATACTGAACTGGAAGTTACTTTAAACCGAATCGGAATTAAGTGCTTTTTCCAATTCTACTGTATAAACAATTGAACAGACAATGTGGGATTATAATTTCCAATCCCAAACAACAAAACACCTCTTTACCTCTTCAAGTTGCAATTGTGGGGTTGCCATCTCCAGTATTGGTACCCCAAATCAGGCCTCCCATGCTTGTGACAGGACAACTGGTCCGACATGTAAGGGCACTCCAACTCCTTGTACAGCGGATACGATGCATTATCAAACACCCATTTGCCGGAAAACACATCACACCTCTCCAAACTCTCTCTCCGGTGACCGTACTCCGGCGTCCGGTCAGTCCACAGAATTTTCTGACCACTGTACTCTCTGGTGGAGTTGCATGTACTGAATCTATCCAAAACCTCTgaaatttcacaaaaccaaCTTAAACCCACTTCACCAAATCAAAAAAGAACCGCTAAATTTAAAAACCCAGTAAAGAAATCGATCAAGAATTCAGATAAAGACTCAAGAAATGCAGAAAAAACAAACCCAGAAAGCTTTTTTTGGCAGAACTAAACACTGCCTTACCTGGAGCATGGTTTTGCTGGGTGAAAAGATTTGGCTTTACAAAAGTGACTGAATCTTGACGGTGATAAACGCGATCAGGGCTCTCTTGAATTTGCAGAATTCTGCGTTGGCTGTGGAGATTCGAGAAAACTATgaacagaaagaagaagaacacCAGCGCAGGAACATGGGTTTTCTTCTTGTTCCACTTCCACCTCTGCGACTGCTGCATCGTGAAAAAGATTAAGACTTTTTGCTTGGTTCGGGAAATTAATTGACCGAAgaattgaaagggaaagaaaaatcaaaaggggATTCGAATTTGTTCAATCATTATCGCATGAAAAGGGACAGAGACTGTATGAAATGATGGAGTCGTTGCCGAAGAgtgagaagacgaagaagaaaactaatgaataaTCGTGCGGgtaaatagaaaattaattgttttattattaataaggagctaataatttattagttggACTGTTTTGGTAAAATTATCCGCTGGATTTGTCGTCTGTGGAATTaggatttttaaagttgaacaAGTCTGCTCTTTACTTTATAGATTTATTGGAATTTCACAGTACATGATGTCACTTAAACCAGaatcttttttttaatgaatactttaatcagctttttttttttttttttttttttgaaatgaatACTTTAATCAGCTTCTATATGATTGTGGTTTGTCTTTTGAGAGAGAAAATTAGACCAATGCTCTTGAATTTTGACGCAATTGGAATTTCCTACAATAAAATTCTGTGAGTATTAGCCTGCGAAAAGGATTAGAAGGTTATAAGCATTTTTAAAGGGGGCAAAAAATGGACGGAAATTCTAATGGAGCTAACTAAAAGGATAATTGGTCCACATGATTACAGGTTCCAGACACATATTCATGCATTTTTAGTTTAGGaatcaaaatttcaattgagttaaagttaagagaccattgctcaaattattttttttggtttcctaGTCAGGAAACTATACATATTTCAGAGGCCGTTtaataactatttcgttttcaatttttgatttttcaaaaaatgagaactgaaaactgaaaaccaacaattgaaaactcaagaaattaatttttagttttcattttttttgaaaattgaaagtaattaccaaataagatttcagttcaaaaaataaaaaataaaaaataaaaaatgaaataattatcaaataacCCTTAAAATAATAGGTCCTTTATTCCCTATGGATTTTAGCCTGCAACCCGGGGGGTAGATATTCTCTCAATTTCATATTGGATGATTTATAAGATACAAAGAGCGAAATGTACCGAGAAGTCTTCGAAGCCAAATTTCTCAATTCAtacttttaccattttttcttttgggaaaTTATAATGTACATTCAGTAAGCAAGGTACATGACAAAATAAGGGGCTAAGTTGAGTGAAACCCTTTGGCTTTGTTAGGCTTTGGACATTGAAATCATTGTTGAGAAACCCATAAATGCCCTTATCTTCCTTTGCTAAGTACACCAACATTGTTCATTGTCATGCAATTTAAACCCACATCATTGTCTCCTTTAAAACCCACGTCAATGAAATTAACCTAAACGATTTACGAGGAGGTTCTGTTGTACAGTCTTGTCACGTGATGAAATAtatagctaaaaaaaaaaaaaaaaaagtactttaTGACACCCAATAAAAACTCGTCCTATACATTCTTTATGGCG from Pyrus communis chromosome 9, drPyrComm1.1, whole genome shotgun sequence harbors:
- the LOC137745855 gene encoding protein trichome birefringence-like 35; this translates as MQQSQRWKWNKKKTHVPALVFFFFLFIVFSNLHSQRRILQIQESPDRVYHRQDSVTFVKPNLFTQQNHAPEVLDRFSTCNSTREYSGQKILWTDRTPEYGHRRESLERCDVFSGKWVFDNASYPLYKELECPYMSDQLSCHKHGRPDLGYQYWRWQPHNCNLKRWNVTEMWEKLRGKRLMFVGDSLNRGQWISMVCLLQSVIPSDKRSMSPNAELTIFKAEEYNATVEFLWAPLLVESNSDDPVNHRTSDRIIRPDSVLKHASIWENADILIFNSYLWWRQGPVKLIWSEEANGVCEEVDGLGAMELAMGAWADWASKVNPLKKQVFFITMSPTHLWSREWKQESEGNCYSEKSPIDLEGYWGSGSDLPTMSMVETVLSKLSSKVSVINITQLSEYRKDGHPSIYRKFWEPLKPEQLSNPTSYSDCIHWCLPGVPDVWNELLFQFL